One genomic window of Gossypium hirsutum isolate 1008001.06 chromosome D11, Gossypium_hirsutum_v2.1, whole genome shotgun sequence includes the following:
- the LOC121223477 gene encoding probable low-specificity L-threonine aldolase 1 — MATRTVDLRSDTVTKPTEAMRAAMATAEVDDDVFGADPTAVKLQSEVAKMMGKEAGLFVPSGTMGNLISVLVHCDVRGSEVILGNNSHIHIYENGGIATIGGVHPRPVKNNEDGTMDIDLIEDAIRDPRGELVYPTTRLICLENSHGNTGGRCLPVEYIDSVGELAKKHGLKLHIDGARIFNASVALGIPVDRLVQAADSVSVCLSKGIGAPVGSVIVGSETFITKARRLRKTLGGGMRQVGVICAAALVALQENLIKLEGDHKNAKVLAEGLNQIKGLRVNVAAVETNIIFFDIVEGSKISGEKLYKHLVERGVFVLLEGPSRMRIVLHHQISSSDVQYTLSCFQQAFSGLQEENGN; from the exons ATGGCGACAAGAACAGTTGATCTTCGGTCTGATACAGTCACTAAACCGACTGAAGCAATGAGGGCTGCAATGGCTACTGCTGAAGTTGATGATGATGTCTTCGGAGCTGATCCAACCGCCGTTAAGTTACAATCAGAAGTGGCGAAGATGATGGGCAAGGAAGCCGGTCTATTTGTCCCGTCAGGCACCATGGGTAACCTGATTAGTGTTTTGGTTCATTGTGATGTAAGGGGAAGTGAAGTCATTCTCGGAAATAATTCCCATATACATATCTATGAGAACGGTGGTATAGCGACAATCGGAGGTGTACATCCGAGGCCAGTGAAGAACAATGAGGATGGAACGATGGACATCGATTTGATCGAAGATGCCATTAGAGACCCAAGAGGAGAGCTTGTGTACCCGACTACAAGACTGATTTGCCTGGAGAATTCACACGGGAA CACCGGGGGTCGATGCTTGCCTGTGGAGTACATAGACAGCGTTGGTGAGCTAGCTAAGAAGCATGGTTTGAAGCTTCACATCGATGGGGCTCGTATTTTCAATGCATCTGTG GCACTTGGAATTCCTGTTGATAGGCTCGTACAAGCTGCCGATTCAGTCTCG GTATGTCTATCGAAAGGTATTGGTGCTCCAGTTGGATCAGTCATTGTTGGTTCCGAAACCTTTATTACCAAG GCTAGAAGACTTCGGAAAACCTTAGGGGGTGGGATGAGACAGGTCGGTGTCATTTGTGCTGCTGCATTGGTTGCGTTGCAAGAGAATCTCATAAAGCTTGAAGGTGATCACAAGAACGCAAAGGTGTTAGCAG agggactaaatcaaattaaaGGTCTAAGAGTGAATGTTGCTGCAGTGGAAACTAATATT ATATTTTTCGACATAGTGGAGGGATCAAAAATCTCGGGGGAGAAACTATACAAGCATTTAGTGGAACGTGGTGTATTTGTGCTGCTTGAGGGCCCATCCAG GATGAGAATTGTTCTTCACCACCAAATTTCATCAAGTGATGTGCAGTACACCTTGTCATGCTTTCAG CAAGCTTTCAGTGGATTGCAAGAAGAAAATGGCAACTAA
- the LOC121223476 gene encoding putative disease resistance protein RGA3 has translation MAEAIAFDIAAELIIKLSSRALSQVGLWWNLKNDIHDLKRTVCQINAVLLDAEEKSVADNLVKVWLEELKDVLYDADDLLDDFSTEALRKDVSGGNKLTKEVRLFFSSSNQFAYGLKMGRKMKAIKARLASIEREANTFGFIPRDRPAETSFMTKRRQQTHSFEREDDIIGRDDDKAALLKLVLEFQSEENVYIIPIVGFGGLGKTALAQLVYNHEMVKNHFDLTMFACVSDDFDVKVIVANIIKSVTNQAPDQNLEMDQLQKQLRDKIDGKKYLLVLDDIWNEDPEKWSRLKKLLKGGAKGSRIIVTTRSLRVAEITNKCQSHVLKLKGLSDDDAWSLFKKIAFEQGYADSTNSAFVEVGRQISERCGGVPLAIRTIGGTLSLKKTANEWHSFKENELAKISQIEGEILPILKLSYDHLPSHLKHCFAYCRLYPKDYRIEVQALVQFWIAQGFIKQLNQSQSLEEIGFGYFKDLVERSFFQEVGERYSGEGLTCKMHDLMHDLAESVAGTESSIVDSNEIASKVGEKCRHISIDPSLIPLFKGKKLRTLLHFPNKIIEDFSYETWDLIISNCRCMRVLKLDCLYVTMIPRSIYKLKHLRYLDLSHNLGLKILPKSICKIQNLLALKLDFCTGLKELPKKIEKLVNLTHLSCGYCNDLTHMPRGIGKLTSLETLSMFVVDTDGPHGGADLSELRLLNNLRGKLIITNLGFVKNAKEKFKAANLKEKQHLSSLVLLGGGRNDDDEKSLEDLQPHPNLKQLQIEGWRGDAKFPSWLSLLTNLVRICISGSNFKHLPSFARLPCLKRLHIINCTKLEYMDDNSPKGSQGEPQSFFPSLKHLSLGDCPNMKSWWRTTKPIDDDSNEDDTTVMGTSTMAFPCLSSLEIRNCPLTSMPLYPSLDDKLELRNTSSRLLKQTMKMNITSTTPSTSTSSLPLSRLKSFHVHNIEGLDTHTLDECLQHLTGLKTLEIRDCKEVDLEGMQWEPLKNLSHLEIYNIPKLVSLPIGLQHLVQLKTLKIRNCNGLRSLLPVFQHLTFLEEFEVKDCKELELSGAGI, from the coding sequence ATGGCCGAAGCAATTGCTTTCGACATTGCCGCAGAGCTCATTATTAAGTTGAGCTCTCGTGCTCTCTCTCAAGTTGGGCTGTGGTGGAATCTCAAAAATGACATCCACGACCTCAAACGCACTGTCTGTCAAATCAATGCTGTGCTTCTTGACGCAGAAGAGAAATCGGTGGCCGACAATCTCGTCAAAGTTTGGCTTGAAGAGCTGAAAGATGTACTTTATGATGCCGACGACTTGCTCGATGATTTCTCTACTGAAGCTTTGCGGAAAGATGTATCGGGTGGGAACAAGCTGACGAAAGAGGTACGCCTTTTCTTCTCAAGCTCAAATCAATTTGCTTATGGTCTCAAAATGGGTCGGAAAATGAAGGCCATTAAGGCGAGATTAGCTTCAATTGAAAGGGAGGCCAACACTTTTGGCTTCATTCCGCGTGATCGCCCCGCGGAAACCTCTTTCATGACTAAAAGGAGGCAGCAAACGCACTCTTTTGAGCGTGAAGATGACATAATAGGGAGGGATGATGATAAAGCAGCTCTTCTAAAACTCGTGTTGGAGTTTCAAAGTGAAGAGAATGTTTATATCATTCCAATTGTGGGGTTTGGAGGGTTAGGGAAGACTGCTTTGGCCCAACTTGTCTATAACCATGAAATGGTCAAAAATCATTTTGACTTAACGATGTTTGCGTGTGTTTCAGATGATTTTGATGTGAAAGTTATTGTAGCAAACATTATCAAATCTGTGACTAATCAAGCACCTGATCAAAATCTTGAAATGGATCAATTGCAAAAACAACTTCGAGATAAAATTGATGGGAAAAAATATTTGCTTGTTTTGGATGACATTTGGAATGAGGACCCAGAAAAGTGGTCTAGGCTAAAGAAGTTATTGAAGGGTGGGGCTAAAGGGAGTAGGATAATAGTAACTACTCGATCTCTAAGGGTAGCGGAGATAACTAATAAATGTCAATCCCATGTTTTGAAATTGAAAGGCTTGTCTGATGATGATGCTTGGTCTTTGTTCAAAAAGATAGCATTTGAGCAAGGATATGCAGACTCAACAAATTCAGCCTTTGTGGAAGTAGGGAGACAGATTTCGGAAAGGTGTGGTGGGGTTCCCTTAGCCATAAGGACGATAGGTGGTACATTATCTTTGAAGAAAACTGCAAATGAGTGGCATTCTTTCAAAGAAAATGAACTTGCTAAAATATCACAAATTGAAGGAGAAATTCTACCTATACTGAAATTGAGTTATGACCATCTCCCGTCTCATTTGAAGCATTGCTTTGCTTATTGCCGATTGTATCCAAAAGATTACAGAATTGAAGTACAAGCGCTTGTTCAATTTTGGATTGCACAGGGTTTCATAAAGCAATTGAATCAAAGTCAATCTCTCGAGGAGATCGGGTTTGGGTATTTTAAAGATTTAGTTGAAAGAAGTTTCTTCCAAGAAGTAGGAGAAAGATATTCGGGGGAAGGACTAACATGTAAAATGCATGATTTAATGCATGATCTAGCTGAATCAGTAGCAGGGACGGAGAGTAGTATTGTAGATTCTAATGAAATTGCAAGCAAGGTTGGTGAAAAATGTCGCCACATATCAATTGATCCTTCATTAATTCCTTTGTTTAAGGGAAAGAAGTTGCGAACTTTGTTACATTTTCCAAACAAAATAATTGAAGATTTCAGCTATGAAACTTGGGATTTGATAATTTCAAATTGCAGATGCATGCGTGTATTGAAATTGGATTGTTTATATGTTACGATGATTCCACGCTCCATTTATAAGTTGAAACATTTGAGGTACCTTGATCTTTCTCATAATCTCGGTCTTAAGATTCTCCCAAAGAGTATTTGCAAGATTCAGAATTTGCTAGCGCTGAAACTTGACTTTTGTACTGGGCTTAAAGAATTGCCAAAGAAGATTGAAAAGTTGGTGAATCTTACCCATCTTTCTTGTGGTTATTGTAACGATTTAACTCATATGCCACGTGGAATAGGGAAGCTGACTTCACTTGAGACGTTAAGCATGTTTGTAGTGGATACAGATGGGCCCCATGGCGGTGCAGATCTAAGTGAATTGAGACTGCTTAACAACCTAAGGGGAAAGCTAATAATAACAAATTTGGGATTCGTAAAAAATGCAAAAGAGAAGTTTAAGGCTGCTAATTTGAAGGAGAAGCAACATTTGAGCTCGTTGGTTTTACTAGGGGGCGGTCGTAACGATGATGATGAGAAGTCACTTGAAGACCTCCAGCCCCATCCTAATCTCAAGCAGCTTCAAATTGAAGGATGGAGGGGTGATGCCAAGTTTCCGAGTTGGCTTTCTTTGCTCACAAATCTCGTCAGAATTTGCATAAGTGGTAGTAATTTCAAACATCTCCCGTCCTTTGCGCGACTTCCTTGTCTTAAAAGGCTGCATATAATTAATTGTACTAAGCTGGAGTACATGGATGATAATAGCCCAAAAGGAAGTCAAGGAGAACCACAATCATTCTTCCCATCACTTAAGCATCTGTCGCTCGGGGACTGTCCGAATATGAAGAGTTGGTGGAGGACGACAAAACCAATCGATGATGATTCCAACGAGGACGACACAACAGTTATGGGAACATCAACCATGGCATTTCCTTGTCTTTCCTCTTTAGAAATtagaaattgccctttgacaTCAATGCCGTTGTATCCTTCACTCGATGATAAGCTAGAGTTGAGGAATACTAGTTCAAGGCTGTTAAAGCAGACCATGAAGATGAACATCACTAGTACGACCCCATCAACTTCAACCTCTTCTCTTCCTCTCTCCAGATTGAAATCTTTCCATGTACACAACATTGAGGGGTTGGACACTCACACGCTAGATGAGTGCCTGCAACATCTCACTGGGCTTAAAACTTTAGAAATAAGGGATTGCAAGGAGGTTGATTTAGAGGGCATGCAATGGGAACCCCTTAAGAATCTCTCTCATTTGGAGATATATAATATTCCAAAGCTGGTGTCTCTCCCCATTGGGCTTCAACATCTTGTTCaattgaaaacattaaaaattcgTAACTGCAATGGATTGAGGTCACTGCTTCCTGTGTTCCAACATCTCACTTTCCTTGAAGAGTTTGAAGTAAAGGACTGCAAGGAGCTGGAGTTATCTGGAGCTGGCATCTAA